The Solibacillus daqui genome has a segment encoding these proteins:
- a CDS encoding acyl dehydratase — MFKNFSPGLFFAMAAVTTVIIAPVVMLFQPIFQNFFFGMQHDQDVFLLNPINLRLVIAACLVFGAMFALLAYKRTKVYYSIGLLLLVTGGSTAYFSTQNYLKINSEQIERNFLWMNDKYEWTELSEVYYEYVVGANKGEVKLIAKSGDSFVIKEKELNSHAKSYIYRYSIQNSIPYIEREKVD, encoded by the coding sequence ATGTTTAAAAATTTTTCACCAGGGTTATTTTTTGCGATGGCCGCGGTTACTACTGTAATCATTGCACCAGTTGTCATGTTATTTCAACCAATTTTTCAAAACTTCTTTTTCGGGATGCAACATGATCAAGATGTATTTTTACTAAATCCCATTAATTTACGCCTTGTCATAGCGGCCTGTCTAGTATTTGGTGCCATGTTTGCTTTATTAGCGTATAAACGTACAAAAGTATATTATAGTATTGGCCTATTATTACTTGTAACTGGCGGAAGCACAGCGTACTTTTCGACGCAAAATTATCTAAAAATTAATAGTGAACAAATTGAGCGCAATTTTTTGTGGATGAACGATAAGTATGAATGGACGGAGCTTTCGGAAGTGTATTATGAATATGTCGTAGGAGCGAATAAAGGCGAAGTAAAGTTGATTGCCAAGTCGGGAGATTCGTTTGTTATTAAAGAGAAAGAACTAAATTCACATGCGAAAAGTTATATTTATCGATATTCAATTCAAAACAGCATACCATATATAGAGCGTGAGAAGGTTGATTAA
- a CDS encoding aldo/keto reductase — MNLQSTKTLANGVEMPRLGLGVYKMTDRDETLQAITTALDLGYRAIDTAALYYNEEEVGEAIRNSSVARGDIFVTTKVWNSDQGYDNTLRAFETSLKKLDMDYVDLYLTHWPVEDKFVDTYRAIERLYDEKLIRATGVSNHHEHHLQQLLVNCNVAPMVNQVELQPYLNQAELHAFCKEHNIGVTAWSPLGRGQILSDDTIVRIANEYGVSPAQVIIRWHLQNDIIVIPKSVTPSRIKENNEVFHFELTEVTMQEINSLNRNERFGQNPDNFKFDF; from the coding sequence ATGAATTTACAATCAACAAAAACATTAGCAAATGGCGTTGAAATGCCTAGACTTGGCCTAGGGGTATATAAAATGACAGATCGTGATGAAACATTGCAAGCCATTACTACAGCTTTAGATTTAGGTTATCGCGCAATCGATACAGCTGCACTGTATTACAATGAGGAAGAAGTAGGGGAAGCCATTCGCAATTCATCTGTTGCGCGTGGAGATATTTTTGTCACAACTAAAGTATGGAATTCTGACCAAGGTTATGACAATACACTAAGAGCGTTTGAAACTTCATTAAAAAAATTAGATATGGATTATGTTGATTTGTATTTAACACACTGGCCAGTAGAAGATAAATTTGTGGATACGTATCGTGCAATCGAGCGTCTATATGATGAAAAATTAATTCGGGCAACTGGTGTATCCAATCACCATGAGCATCACTTACAACAACTATTAGTAAACTGTAACGTCGCACCAATGGTTAACCAAGTAGAATTACAGCCTTATTTAAATCAAGCGGAATTACACGCATTTTGTAAGGAACACAATATTGGAGTTACTGCGTGGTCACCACTTGGTCGAGGACAAATATTAAGTGACGATACAATAGTACGTATTGCAAATGAATATGGTGTTTCACCAGCACAAGTAATCATTCGTTGGCATCTACAAAATGATATTATAGTCATTCCAAAGTCAGTAACGCCATCACGAATTAAGGAAAACAATGAAGTATTCCACTTCGAATTAACTGAAGTGACAATGCAGGAAATTAATTCCTTGAATCGTAATGAACGCTTCGGACAAAATCCAGATAATTTTAAGTTTGATTTTTAA
- a CDS encoding long-chain fatty acid--CoA ligase: protein MMDTQLVLTGFLKRAARYFPNKQIISRTSPTTTHRITFKDYVKRTHRLADALAKLGMTRGTKVGTFAWNHHRHLEAYFAVPCSGAILHTINIRLAPDHIIYIINHAQDEILLIDGDLFPLVEPALGHLKTVKHIIVMSDDLAAPVSSFPNVHSYEQLLEQADENFVFPDDLDENLQAGMCYTSATTGMPKGVVYTHRSIVLHSLALGLAESFALTERDVSLPIVPMFHVNAWGFPFAALNFGSNIVLPGPMVTPGIILDLIEQEKVTITAGVPTIWLGVLAEQEKHPRDLSSIRLVISGGSASPKGLIQAYNEKLGVPYVNAYGMTETSPLVSMSHPTSEMDNYSADELLDMRVTQGLTVSLIETEVVNENGPVPWDGETMGELRVRGPWIASSYYQDERTNEAFRDGWLYTGDIAILTKEGYIKITDRTKDLIKSGGEWISSVDLENALMSHPAVFEAAVIAVPHPKWQERPLACVVLKEDASATKDELLSFIEQEVAKWWIPDDVVFLNEIPKTSVGKFLKAKLREDLKHYEIQTT from the coding sequence ATGATGGATACACAGTTAGTTTTGACAGGATTTTTAAAGCGCGCAGCACGTTACTTTCCAAACAAGCAAATCATTTCACGTACAAGCCCTACGACTACACATCGCATTACTTTCAAGGATTACGTAAAACGCACACATCGTCTAGCAGATGCTTTAGCGAAGCTCGGTATGACGCGCGGCACAAAAGTCGGTACATTCGCATGGAATCATCATCGCCACTTAGAAGCGTACTTTGCGGTTCCGTGTAGTGGTGCAATTTTACACACAATTAATATACGCTTAGCACCCGACCATATTATTTATATTATTAATCACGCGCAGGACGAAATTCTATTAATTGATGGCGACCTGTTCCCATTAGTCGAACCTGCACTCGGCCATTTAAAAACGGTCAAGCATATTATCGTCATGAGTGATGACTTGGCAGCACCTGTATCATCATTCCCAAATGTGCATAGCTACGAGCAATTACTAGAGCAAGCTGATGAAAACTTTGTATTTCCAGATGACTTAGACGAAAATTTACAAGCTGGTATGTGCTACACATCTGCGACAACCGGCATGCCAAAAGGTGTTGTTTATACACATCGTAGCATCGTCCTCCATAGTTTGGCGCTAGGTCTTGCCGAATCATTTGCTTTAACAGAGCGTGATGTCTCGTTACCAATTGTGCCAATGTTCCATGTAAATGCATGGGGCTTCCCATTTGCAGCACTTAACTTTGGCTCAAACATTGTGTTACCAGGTCCGATGGTAACACCAGGCATTATTTTAGATTTAATTGAACAAGAAAAAGTGACGATTACAGCTGGTGTTCCTACAATTTGGCTTGGTGTTCTTGCTGAGCAGGAAAAGCATCCTCGTGATCTGTCATCAATTCGATTAGTTATTTCAGGTGGTTCTGCATCACCTAAAGGTTTAATTCAAGCGTACAACGAAAAACTTGGTGTACCTTATGTCAACGCTTATGGTATGACCGAAACTTCACCACTTGTCAGCATGTCGCATCCAACTTCTGAAATGGACAACTATAGTGCCGATGAGTTGTTAGATATGCGTGTTACACAAGGCTTAACCGTGTCGTTAATTGAAACCGAAGTTGTAAACGAAAACGGTCCTGTTCCATGGGACGGTGAAACGATGGGTGAACTAAGAGTACGTGGTCCATGGATAGCGTCTAGCTATTATCAAGATGAGCGTACAAATGAAGCATTCCGTGACGGTTGGCTGTACACAGGTGATATCGCTATATTAACAAAAGAGGGCTATATTAAAATAACCGATCGAACAAAAGACTTAATTAAATCTGGTGGTGAGTGGATTTCTTCCGTAGATTTAGAAAATGCACTGATGTCACACCCTGCTGTATTCGAAGCAGCTGTTATCGCTGTGCCTCATCCAAAATGGCAAGAGCGTCCACTAGCTTGTGTTGTCTTAAAAGAAGACGCTAGCGCTACAAAAGACGAACTTCTCTCATTTATTGAACAAGAGGTCGCAAAATGGTGGATTCCAGACGATGTTGTCTTTTTAAATGAAATTCCAAAAACATCTGTTGGTAAATTTTTAAAAGCCAAATTACGTGAAGATTTAAAACACTACGAAATTCAAACAACTTAA
- a CDS encoding multidrug ABC transporter ATPase — MKKREEIVNGNMANSMEELALLGKQMENMRDEQQLEETNRIADPQQFDNEETE; from the coding sequence ATGAAAAAACGAGAAGAAATCGTCAATGGGAATATGGCTAATTCAATGGAGGAGCTAGCCCTACTAGGCAAGCAAATGGAAAATATGCGTGATGAGCAACAGCTAGAAGAAACCAATCGAATTGCAGACCCACAACAATTTGATAATGAAGAAACCGAATAA
- a CDS encoding VOC family protein produces the protein MAKHFHKKPNLYSSHVQLKVSNLARSIEYYTTIIGFKVLKQTETEAFLTTDGQTSLVSLVEVPNASPLQRGFTGLYHFALLLPSRKDLGNIVQHFVNLNIRIGAADHDVSEALYLNDPDGNGIEIYIDRDESEWTWFDGEQVHMVTEQLNFQPILAAADGKWDGLPTGTVMGHVHLSVASIEKSEQFYANVLDYNVVTRYGAQALFISTGKYHHHFGLNTWNSNNGHAPTEDMVGLKSFTVVLKDVAYAETVKQSLLDNGYLVEQFEAAPKFGGEQAFSTVDPNGLRIVFTIEGN, from the coding sequence ATGGCTAAACATTTTCATAAAAAACCAAATTTGTATTCATCTCATGTTCAATTAAAGGTTTCAAATTTAGCACGTTCAATCGAATACTATACAACTATTATTGGCTTTAAAGTTCTAAAACAAACAGAAACGGAAGCTTTTTTAACAACTGATGGTCAAACAAGCTTAGTATCACTTGTGGAAGTTCCAAATGCATCTCCACTACAACGTGGCTTCACTGGGCTTTACCACTTTGCATTACTATTACCCTCTCGCAAGGATTTAGGAAACATCGTCCAACATTTTGTTAACTTAAATATAAGAATCGGGGCTGCAGATCATGATGTTTCAGAGGCATTATATTTAAATGATCCTGACGGTAATGGTATCGAGATTTACATCGACCGTGACGAATCTGAATGGACTTGGTTCGATGGCGAACAAGTGCATATGGTTACAGAACAACTTAACTTCCAACCAATTTTAGCGGCAGCTGATGGCAAATGGGATGGCTTACCAACTGGCACTGTCATGGGACATGTGCATTTATCCGTTGCAAGCATTGAAAAATCAGAGCAATTTTATGCAAATGTATTAGATTATAATGTCGTGACACGATATGGCGCACAAGCCTTATTCATTTCAACAGGTAAATATCACCACCACTTCGGCTTAAATACGTGGAATAGCAACAACGGCCACGCACCAACGGAAGATATGGTTGGATTAAAATCGTTTACCGTTGTACTAAAAGATGTAGCATATGCTGAAACAGTTAAACAAAGCTTGCTCGACAATGGCTATTTAGTAGAACAATTTGAAGCAGCACCTAAATTCGGAGGCGAACAAGCCTTTTCAACAGTCGATCCAAATGGGTTACGCATCGTGTTCACAATCGAAGGGAACTAA
- a CDS encoding sporulation protein — MSLFNKVLASVGIGAATVDTKLHKSSYTINEMVTGVVEIVGGNTEQQIDAIYLTLYSNFIREIDDKKVNDQAALQSIKINEPFTIQANEKREIPFSMDLPSIVPVTTGHSRVWIHTGLDIKNAIDPSDKDFLDIQPTRLASAVLSAVQNLGFRLRKVDTEQAPSYLRNRTKIVQEFEFQTTNNTYRRYLDELEIVFLEQSERSVEILIQVDRRARGLGGFLSEAFNMDESFIRLTIFENDNIQAKLADAIESKMR, encoded by the coding sequence TTGTCACTATTTAATAAAGTATTAGCAAGTGTTGGAATTGGGGCGGCTACGGTTGATACAAAATTACACAAATCAAGTTACACAATTAACGAAATGGTTACTGGTGTTGTAGAAATTGTCGGTGGCAATACTGAACAGCAAATCGATGCTATTTATTTAACGCTCTACTCAAACTTCATTCGTGAAATTGATGATAAAAAAGTCAATGATCAAGCTGCATTACAAAGCATTAAAATTAACGAGCCTTTCACAATTCAAGCAAATGAAAAACGTGAAATTCCATTTTCAATGGATTTACCTTCGATTGTACCAGTCACAACGGGTCATTCACGTGTATGGATTCATACGGGCTTGGATATTAAAAATGCCATTGATCCAAGCGATAAAGACTTTCTAGATATTCAGCCAACGCGTTTAGCAAGTGCTGTTTTATCTGCAGTTCAAAATCTTGGTTTCCGTTTACGTAAAGTAGATACAGAGCAAGCTCCTTCATACTTACGTAATCGGACAAAAATTGTACAAGAATTTGAATTCCAAACAACGAACAATACGTATCGCCGGTATCTAGATGAATTAGAAATTGTATTTTTAGAGCAATCGGAGCGTTCTGTCGAAATTTTAATACAGGTAGATCGACGCGCACGTGGACTTGGTGGCTTTTTATCTGAGGCGTTTAATATGGATGAGAGCTTTATTCGTTTAACGATTTTCGAAAACGATAATATTCAAGCTAAATTAGCCGATGCCATTGAAAGTAAAATGCGTTAA
- the trmL gene encoding tRNA (uridine(34)/cytosine(34)/5-carboxymethylaminomethyluridine(34)-2'-O)-methyltransferase TrmL, giving the protein MPNHIVLYQPEIPANTGNIARTCAGTNTSLHLIRPLGFSTDDKMLKRAGLDYWEHVNVVYHDSIEDFIEYSKNGDVYLIETYSDEPYTTHDFSDTTRDIYFMFGRETTGLPKDFAQERAQMCLRIPQSDHVRSLNLSNTAAIVIYEALRQQNYPGLK; this is encoded by the coding sequence GTGCCAAACCATATTGTTTTATATCAACCAGAAATTCCAGCAAACACAGGAAATATTGCCCGTACATGTGCTGGTACGAACACGTCACTCCATTTAATCCGTCCGTTAGGCTTTTCAACAGACGATAAAATGTTAAAACGTGCAGGACTAGATTATTGGGAGCATGTAAATGTCGTATACCACGATTCAATAGAAGATTTTATTGAATATAGTAAAAACGGTGATGTGTATTTAATCGAAACGTATAGTGACGAACCGTATACAACACATGATTTTAGCGATACAACGCGCGATATTTATTTCATGTTTGGTCGCGAAACGACAGGCTTACCGAAAGATTTTGCACAAGAGCGTGCGCAAATGTGCTTACGTATACCACAAAGCGATCATGTACGTTCATTAAATTTATCGAATACAGCAGCTATTGTTATTTATGAAGCATTACGTCAGCAAAATTATCCGGGATTAAAATAA
- the queG gene encoding tRNA epoxyqueuosine(34) reductase QueG, whose product MNVTQLQAQLIEYAQSIGVDKIGFTTAAPFHELKNRLRRQQQLGFQSGFEESDIELRTEPLRLLDEAESIIAIALAYPSRMENAPQGKKGERRGIFCRASWGIDYHTAVRERLQLIEAWLIEHVPNVKTKSMVDTGELVDRAVAERAGIGWVGKNCSIITPEFGSYVYLGEVMTNIPFAPTTPIEDECGDCNLCIDVCPTGAIVAPGQLNSQRCIAFLTQTKGFLPDEFRAKIGNRLYGCDTCQTVCPKNKGKLNWIHDEFTPDPEIAKPLLRPLLTISNKQFKAKFGHVSGSWRGKKPIQRNAILALAHFKEESAMPDLIDLLQKDERPVIRGTAAWTIGKIGAANAEKVLMKALEVEKDEEVLAEIQKGLALLQ is encoded by the coding sequence ATGAATGTGACACAGCTTCAGGCGCAACTTATTGAATATGCACAATCAATCGGAGTTGATAAAATTGGCTTTACAACAGCAGCACCGTTTCATGAACTAAAAAATCGTTTGCGCCGTCAGCAACAATTAGGGTTTCAATCTGGTTTTGAAGAATCCGACATCGAATTACGTACCGAGCCATTACGGTTATTAGATGAAGCCGAAAGTATAATTGCAATTGCGTTAGCTTATCCATCACGTATGGAAAATGCACCACAAGGAAAAAAAGGGGAGCGCCGTGGTATTTTTTGTCGCGCTTCGTGGGGAATTGACTATCACACAGCTGTTCGGGAACGTTTACAGTTAATCGAAGCGTGGTTAATAGAGCATGTGCCGAATGTAAAGACCAAATCAATGGTTGATACAGGGGAGCTTGTAGATCGTGCTGTTGCAGAACGCGCGGGTATCGGCTGGGTCGGAAAAAACTGTTCGATCATTACGCCAGAATTTGGCTCATATGTTTATTTGGGTGAAGTGATGACGAATATTCCATTTGCACCGACTACGCCAATTGAGGATGAATGCGGGGACTGTAATTTATGTATAGATGTTTGTCCTACGGGTGCAATTGTAGCACCGGGACAGCTAAATTCGCAGCGTTGCATTGCCTTTTTAACGCAAACGAAAGGCTTTTTACCAGATGAATTCCGTGCCAAAATAGGCAATCGTTTATATGGCTGTGATACATGCCAAACTGTATGTCCAAAAAATAAAGGGAAACTCAATTGGATACATGACGAATTTACACCAGATCCTGAAATTGCTAAGCCGTTATTGCGACCACTACTGACAATTTCAAATAAACAGTTTAAAGCGAAGTTTGGCCATGTATCGGGCTCATGGCGTGGTAAAAAGCCGATTCAGCGTAATGCGATATTAGCACTAGCCCATTTTAAAGAAGAAAGTGCAATGCCAGATTTAATCGACTTGTTACAAAAAGACGAACGCCCTGTCATTCGTGGTACGGCTGCATGGACAATCGGTAAAATCGGTGCAGCAAATGCCGAAAAAGTACTGATGAAAGCACTCGAAGTAGAAAAAGACGAGGAAGTGCTAGCCGAAATTCAAAAAGGACTAGCGTTGTTACAATAA
- a CDS encoding B3/4 domain-containing protein — translation MKISINETIFSKAEQLKIGLIHYSKITVAESPQMIKGRTQLYQENLFFELQESPVTERAGIKEWRQLWKTFGADPNRYRHSAESLMRRISKQNYLTPFHSAVDLNNFFSLQYELPIGIYDTSTIEGDIEISLGDENTGYEGLNGRFNALANILYSQDALGAFGSPFVDSKRTAVTEDTTDALQIYYLQPSLQVEQAEQLLTSAGNMFTQINGGDYTIAILTKDNPTIQF, via the coding sequence ATGAAAATTTCAATTAACGAAACAATCTTTTCCAAAGCCGAGCAATTAAAAATCGGCCTTATCCATTATAGCAAAATTACCGTGGCAGAATCTCCTCAAATGATTAAAGGCCGTACACAACTTTACCAAGAAAATTTATTTTTTGAATTGCAGGAGTCACCGGTAACAGAACGTGCAGGTATTAAAGAATGGCGCCAACTTTGGAAAACATTCGGTGCTGACCCTAATCGTTACCGTCATTCTGCCGAAAGTCTGATGCGTAGAATCTCAAAGCAAAATTATCTAACACCGTTTCACTCGGCAGTCGACTTAAATAATTTCTTCTCGCTACAATACGAGCTTCCGATAGGTATTTATGATACAAGCACTATTGAAGGTGATATCGAAATCTCGCTTGGTGATGAAAACACAGGTTACGAAGGCTTAAACGGTCGCTTTAACGCACTTGCAAATATTTTATATTCACAAGATGCGCTCGGTGCATTCGGTAGCCCATTTGTTGACTCAAAACGCACCGCTGTTACAGAAGACACAACGGACGCACTACAAATCTATTATTTACAGCCATCTCTACAAGTAGAACAAGCAGAGCAGCTATTAACAAGTGCTGGCAATATGTTTACGCAAATTAATGGCGGCGATTACACGATAGCAATACTAACAAAGGACAACCCTACAATTCAATTTTAA
- a CDS encoding S66 peptidase family protein, producing MKIRPARLQQGDTVGVVNLSSPLTQETLGEKLAFLDQLGLRYKLGNTIQSFEGYLAGTDEERVADFHAMVQDPEVKAIFLAKGGYGIPRVIDKISYPLLEDNPKIIWGFSDITALHTQVNEFSNLVTFHGPMLSSPQGALDELSQKMFQQLFQPIEIQYTESIAPLMTVIPGVVRGELVGGNLNRLVGTLGTKFEINVSNKIVLFEDIGEKIEQIDHMMNQLRLARKLEQAAGFVIGDFNMPDDTSSYEDVIEMITGYLKPFNKPTVAGFKIGHCTPNVAIPLGVDAILNADEKTLSILPGVE from the coding sequence ATGAAAATTCGACCAGCAAGATTACAGCAAGGGGATACAGTAGGGGTAGTTAATTTAAGTAGTCCACTTACACAAGAAACATTAGGAGAAAAGCTAGCATTTTTAGACCAGCTTGGATTACGTTATAAATTAGGAAATACGATTCAAAGCTTTGAGGGCTATTTAGCAGGAACTGATGAAGAGCGTGTCGCTGACTTCCATGCGATGGTACAAGATCCAGAAGTAAAGGCAATTTTTTTAGCTAAGGGTGGCTATGGAATTCCACGTGTGATTGATAAAATTAGTTATCCATTATTAGAGGACAATCCTAAAATTATTTGGGGCTTTTCGGATATTACGGCATTACATACACAAGTAAATGAATTCTCTAATTTAGTAACATTCCATGGACCGATGTTATCCAGTCCACAAGGAGCACTAGATGAGCTATCACAGAAAATGTTCCAACAGTTATTCCAACCGATTGAAATTCAGTATACAGAAAGCATTGCCCCCCTTATGACAGTAATTCCAGGCGTGGTGCGAGGGGAGCTTGTTGGCGGTAATTTAAATCGCTTAGTCGGTACATTAGGTACGAAATTTGAAATCAATGTAAGCAATAAAATTGTCCTGTTTGAAGATATTGGTGAAAAGATTGAGCAAATTGACCATATGATGAATCAATTACGTTTAGCGCGTAAGCTAGAGCAGGCTGCAGGATTTGTAATTGGGGATTTCAATATGCCGGATGACACATCTAGTTATGAGGATGTAATTGAGATGATTACGGGCTATTTAAAGCCTTTTAATAAACCAACAGTTGCAGGCTTTAAAATCGGGCATTGTACGCCAAATGTTGCAATTCCATTGGGTGTGGATGCAATATTAAATGCGGATGAAAAGACACTAAGCATTTTGCCGGGCGTCGAATAA